One window of Sphingobacteriales bacterium genomic DNA carries:
- a CDS encoding choice-of-anchor L domain-containing protein, with protein MNKAPTLHFCISILGIVWFNFFSLETTAQCSFNTNVNAVNLGTITPTETWQTTGCVSGGDYFIFNAVMGQHYAFTFCDNGGTAPWDSELSINTNAGDGVPYAYNDDFCGAQSQIIWIAIANGTFAIYATGYSCTNNIYCATLAYRIVTPTPPTVYALSVQTDGNNSNAEWLVPNVFLNGCSEVSNITYTGHPSAIGYFTNGESIGIPEGIIISSGAVINAEGTNNSDGIYSQFEIPGDPDLTALTISTPCGSPSPTFDAAVIEFTFVPVSTSVQFQYVFASEEYPEYVCASFNDVFGLFISGPGVQFQNLALIPDTGIYVGINTVNPINNNVYYNSNPTGSIITQFDGYTDVMTAVATGLTPCQTYTIKLAVADAGDHILDSAVFLAANSFDTGNVTSVSVTGMQDAIEGYTEGYFEFFREDISDLSQPVTFEIIVTGTAMPGEDYEPLPNIVTIPSGQISIQVPVFASTDELVEGTETIVVQIDQFQCDCTSPLPAQILIHNSDPFIAFINNPEPICLGQQATLTASASGSDFTPYTYTWSTGQTGETISVSPLFNTIYSVTVTDANGFTTSSNVSVTVLNITPPSMTPISICSGNCVTLNAGPGFTSYSWSSGGTSQNLNVCPLTTSSFTVTVTDANGCTASSTVLVTVNNITPPTIAPQTICIGNCVTLSAGTGFTSYLWSTGGTSQNITACPFTTSSYTVTVTDANGCTASSNVLVTVNNITPPAIAPQTICIGDCVSLNAGTGFTSYSWSTGGVSQNLNVCPLTTSSYTVTVADANGCTASTTVLVTVNNITPPAIAPQTICSGSSVTLNAGTYTAYSWSTGVNGQSLSVSPTTTTTYIVTVSNSYGCTASSSTTVTVLPSPNVLIEGSSSFCIGSSATISATPGFSDYIWSDGGSSQSITVNSSGNYSVTVTDLNGCTASVSMFVSQTTSLSPTIYGNLSLCGSETTTLTLDTNYGEYFWSNGENTPEITVSEAGTYSVTVSDGLDCTGFDSVDITVSPQPVANISTLTPFVCEGETVSLSGSGGTTYYWTGQSGFVSTEQNPVISNITPENGGEYTLIVTDANGCQSNPAIIYIEIMPAPELNLLSPGTLCSDEILDLELLLNGSTTIGTWAGTGVVGNQFFAGEVSAGNYQIVYTIPEDGICPMFSSAISLTVAPEIIFSDHYCIPVSGGYQVFFNTWGGAPPYNISGNTISDEGETYSSGLINAASYSFLVTDSNGCSKLVTGNDTDCNVDCMTETIGTISPIDDVCNNAFTISLTSAPPPPYTYSIDGENWQESETFTNLEIGDYYVYVQHSCGNSIIGAYQAQNSLFSATIGLEQTPEGDSIAVVNISGGNPPYQYLWSTIGLGVDTLSNPQLPLTVLVSDVNGCEVTLSLTDPTTSIGEPTQEINHINIYPNPSNGVIYIESERPTNSKVVVFDAFGREVLVGQTDFMEVVKLDLENKGSGMFFISIQTSDAHIFRKILLY; from the coding sequence ATGAATAAAGCACCAACATTACACTTTTGCATTTCTATTTTAGGTATTGTATGGTTCAACTTTTTTAGTTTAGAAACAACTGCTCAATGTAGTTTTAATACCAATGTAAATGCTGTTAATTTAGGAACGATAACACCCACTGAAACTTGGCAAACCACCGGTTGTGTAAGTGGTGGTGATTATTTTATCTTTAATGCCGTGATGGGTCAACATTATGCTTTTACCTTTTGTGATAACGGTGGAACAGCACCATGGGATAGTGAATTAAGTATCAATACCAATGCAGGTGACGGAGTTCCCTATGCTTATAATGATGATTTTTGTGGTGCTCAATCTCAGATTATTTGGATTGCCATCGCTAACGGGACTTTTGCAATATACGCAACCGGATATAGTTGCACGAACAATATCTATTGTGCAACATTAGCCTACCGAATTGTTACACCCACACCTCCTACGGTTTACGCCCTTTCTGTTCAAACCGATGGAAACAACAGTAATGCGGAATGGTTAGTACCAAATGTGTTTTTAAATGGTTGCTCTGAAGTCTCCAATATAACTTATACCGGACATCCCAGTGCAATCGGATATTTTACCAACGGTGAAAGTATTGGTATTCCCGAAGGCATCATTATTTCAAGCGGTGCTGTAATCAATGCCGAAGGTACTAACAACAGTGATGGTATATATTCTCAATTTGAAATACCGGGGGATCCCGATCTCACTGCTTTAACCATTTCAACTCCATGCGGCAGCCCTTCACCTACTTTTGATGCCGCAGTAATTGAATTCACTTTTGTTCCCGTATCTACCTCTGTACAGTTTCAATATGTCTTTGCTTCCGAAGAATATCCGGAATATGTTTGCGCTTCTTTTAACGATGTATTTGGTCTCTTTATCAGCGGGCCGGGGGTACAATTTCAAAATTTAGCATTAATTCCTGATACAGGCATTTACGTGGGTATAAATACCGTCAATCCTATAAATAATAACGTCTATTACAATTCCAATCCTACCGGTAGCATCATTACTCAATTTGATGGTTATACTGATGTCATGACAGCCGTTGCCACCGGCCTGACTCCATGCCAAACTTATACCATCAAATTGGCTGTAGCAGATGCCGGAGACCATATTTTGGACTCGGCGGTTTTTTTGGCTGCTAACAGTTTTGATACCGGAAATGTTACCTCTGTTTCCGTTACCGGTATGCAAGATGCTATTGAAGGTTATACGGAAGGTTATTTTGAGTTTTTTAGAGAAGATATCAGCGATTTGAGCCAACCTGTTACTTTTGAAATTATTGTTACCGGAACCGCTATGCCGGGGGAAGATTACGAACCCCTTCCAAATATTGTTACCATACCTTCCGGACAAATATCTATACAAGTACCTGTATTTGCCTCTACAGATGAACTTGTTGAGGGGACAGAAACAATTGTTGTGCAGATTGATCAATTTCAATGTGATTGTACTTCACCACTGCCTGCTCAAATATTGATTCACAATTCTGATCCTTTTATAGCTTTCATTAATAATCCGGAACCAATTTGCCTCGGACAACAGGCAACTTTGACTGCTTCAGCTTCAGGAAGTGACTTTACACCATATACTTATACTTGGAGTACCGGACAAACAGGTGAAACCATCTCTGTAAGTCCTTTATTTAATACGATTTATTCGGTAACGGTGACAGATGCCAATGGCTTTACAACTTCTTCCAATGTATCTGTAACTGTACTTAATATCACTCCACCCTCTATGACTCCTATATCAATTTGTAGTGGCAACTGTGTAACCTTAAATGCCGGTCCGGGTTTCACTTCCTATTCTTGGTCATCAGGAGGAACATCTCAAAATTTAAATGTATGCCCTTTAACAACTTCATCTTTTACTGTAACAGTAACCGATGCCAATGGCTGCACAGCCTCATCCACAGTATTAGTGACAGTAAATAACATTACACCACCGACAATTGCACCTCAAACAATATGTATTGGCAATTGTGTAACGTTAAGTGCGGGTACTGGATTCACTTCTTATTTATGGTCAACAGGAGGGACATCTCAAAATATAACTGCATGCCCTTTTACAACTTCATCTTATACTGTTACGGTAACCGATGCCAATGGCTGCACAGCCTCATCCAATGTTTTAGTGACAGTTAATAACATTACACCACCGGCAATTGCACCTCAAACAATTTGTATAGGCGACTGTGTATCCTTAAATGCCGGTACGGGTTTCACTTCATATTCTTGGTCAACAGGAGGGGTATCTCAAAATTTAAATGTATGCCCTTTAACAACTTCATCTTATACTGTAACAGTAGCAGATGCCAATGGCTGCACAGCCTCAACCACTGTTTTAGTGACAGTAAATAACATTACGCCACCGGCAATAGCTCCCCAAACAATTTGTAGTGGCAGCAGTGTAACATTAAATGCAGGCACATATACCGCTTATTCATGGTCAACCGGAGTTAATGGACAAAGCTTATCTGTTTCACCTACAACTACTACCACCTATATCGTAACCGTATCAAATTCTTATGGATGTACAGCATCTTCAAGTACAACAGTAACTGTTTTACCATCTCCAAATGTCCTTATTGAAGGTTCATCCTCGTTCTGCATTGGAAGTAGTGCAACAATATCTGCAACTCCCGGTTTTTCAGATTATATTTGGTCAGATGGAGGAAGTTCGCAAAGCATTACGGTCAATTCATCCGGTAATTACAGTGTAACTGTTACGGATTTGAACGGTTGTACAGCATCAGTGTCAATGTTTGTTTCTCAGACTACCTCACTTTCACCTACAATTTATGGTAATTTAAGTTTGTGTGGAAGTGAAACGACTACTTTAACCCTTGATACCAATTATGGTGAATATTTTTGGTCTAATGGTGAAAATACGCCGGAAATCACCGTATCCGAAGCCGGTACCTACTCTGTCACTGTTTCTGATGGATTGGATTGTACCGGTTTTGACAGTGTGGATATCACTGTTTCACCTCAACCTGTTGCCAATATTTCAACCTTGACTCCTTTTGTTTGTGAAGGAGAAACTGTTTCTCTTTCAGGTTCAGGCGGTACAACCTATTATTGGACAGGACAATCCGGGTTTGTTTCAACTGAACAAAACCCGGTAATCTCCAATATAACTCCAGAAAACGGCGGCGAATACACCTTAATCGTTACCGATGCCAATGGTTGTCAAAGTAATCCTGCAATTATATACATTGAAATAATGCCTGCGCCTGAGTTAAATCTTCTCTCTCCCGGAACATTGTGTAGTGATGAAATACTTGACTTAGAACTGCTTCTCAATGGAAGCACCACAATAGGGACATGGGCAGGAACGGGCGTTGTGGGAAACCAGTTTTTTGCCGGAGAGGTATCTGCGGGAAATTATCAAATAGTCTATACAATTCCTGAAGACGGCATTTGCCCGATGTTTAGTTCCGCAATCAGTTTAACCGTAGCGCCGGAAATTATTTTTTCCGATCATTATTGTATTCCTGTTTCGGGAGGGTATCAGGTGTTTTTTAATACCTGGGGTGGCGCGCCCCCTTATAACATCTCCGGCAATACCATTTCAGATGAAGGAGAAACTTATAGTAGCGGTTTAATTAATGCAGCATCCTACTCGTTTTTAGTGACTGACTCTAATGGATGCAGCAAATTGGTTACTGGAAATGATACGGATTGTAATGTAGATTGCATGACAGAAACTATAGGTACTATTAGTCCCATAGACGATGTATGCAATAATGCCTTTACGATATCCCTCACTTCCGCCCCACCTCCTCCATATACTTATTCGATAGACGGTGAAAATTGGCAGGAAAGCGAAACGTTTACCAACTTAGAGATCGGAGATTATTACGTCTATGTACAACATAGTTGCGGGAACTCAATTATTGGCGCTTATCAGGCACAAAATTCGCTGTTTTCTGCTACTATCGGATTAGAACAAACTCCCGAAGGGGACTCGATTGCTGTTGTCAATATAAGCGGTGGAAACCCGCCCTATCAATATTTATGGAGCACAATAGGATTAGGCGTTGATACCTTATCTAATCCACAACTACCTTTAACTGTATTAGTGTCTGATGTCAACGGATGCGAAGTAACTT
- a CDS encoding transglycosylase domain-containing protein, producing the protein MEFFTEVPAYKHYIKLIWKAFFAGLLLIFLLFIGVSQGLFGTLPTFIELESPKSSLASEVYSSDGVLLGKFFLVDRSNVSYEEIPTHTIDALIATEDARYYQHSGIDFRGMLRVFTKTVIGGKDSGGGSTITQQLAKNLFHDRPSSTFGRIKQKLKEWVIAIKLERSYTKEEILAMYFNTVPFGNNAYGIKSAAQTYFNVQPDSLNVQQSAMLVGLLKGNTRFNPRRNPQNALDRRNVVLTQMSRYGKITTTERDSLAKTELGIRFSPMLHDEGLATYFREYVKTEVKKWATDNVKVDGSNFDIYQDGLKIYTTINSKIQQYAEEAVAEHMPQLQKQFYEHWKEKAPWEDLPKAKLPKDDVWTGTNELIYRAVKNSERYKVHKDQKLSEAEIKEIFNTKYPMTVFSWRNADAGIDTVMTPLDSIKYTKYLLHTGMVAMDPETGHILAWIGGIKHKFFKYDSARPTSKRQVGSTFKPIVYAVALQNGWSPCSKVPNLPVVFENYDGWSPENASGYLSGQMVSLRTGLAHSINRVAAYLMKQISPDPVIKLAKKMGVESHIDPIPSICLGSVDMSVYELVGAYSTFANKGLYTKPISITRIEDKNGNELANFSTTTTEAIDEATAYAMVTMLRGVVESGTAGRLKWKYNISADVAGKTGTTNDNSDGWFVGITPQLVAGIWVGGDEKAIHFRTTRLGSGSNMALPIYGKFLSKIYSDSLTNISSNARFQIPPPSIMRSIELDCNKYDIPYVGVEDGSSVSTETQASGVGGEADTIKKSFNYNDQFD; encoded by the coding sequence ATGGAGTTCTTTACTGAAGTTCCCGCATACAAGCACTATATAAAGCTGATTTGGAAAGCGTTTTTTGCAGGTCTGCTACTAATTTTTTTGTTGTTTATCGGTGTTTCTCAAGGGCTGTTCGGAACATTACCCACCTTTATAGAACTGGAAAGCCCGAAAAGTTCACTTGCCTCCGAAGTGTATTCATCTGATGGGGTTTTGCTTGGAAAATTCTTTTTAGTTGACCGGTCTAATGTGTCTTATGAGGAGATACCAACGCATACGATTGATGCCCTCATTGCGACCGAAGATGCCCGTTATTACCAACATTCGGGGATAGACTTCAGGGGGATGTTGCGTGTTTTTACCAAAACAGTCATCGGAGGCAAAGATTCAGGCGGAGGTAGTACCATCACTCAGCAATTGGCAAAAAACCTGTTCCACGACCGCCCAAGCAGTACTTTCGGCAGGATTAAGCAAAAACTGAAAGAGTGGGTAATTGCCATTAAATTAGAACGAAGTTATACGAAGGAAGAGATACTGGCAATGTATTTTAACACCGTTCCATTTGGTAACAATGCTTATGGTATCAAGTCTGCAGCACAAACCTATTTTAATGTTCAGCCCGACTCGCTAAATGTACAGCAAAGTGCCATGTTGGTAGGTTTGTTAAAGGGGAATACGCGGTTTAACCCCCGCCGAAATCCTCAGAATGCTCTGGATCGCCGAAATGTAGTGTTGACACAAATGAGCCGTTACGGAAAAATAACTACAACCGAGCGCGACTCTCTTGCCAAAACCGAGTTGGGAATCAGGTTCAGCCCTATGTTGCATGACGAAGGGTTGGCGACCTATTTCAGGGAATATGTAAAAACAGAAGTTAAAAAATGGGCAACAGATAATGTCAAGGTTGACGGCAGCAATTTTGATATTTATCAGGATGGATTGAAAATCTATACTACCATTAACTCCAAAATACAACAATATGCCGAGGAGGCAGTGGCTGAACACATGCCACAGTTGCAAAAACAATTTTATGAACACTGGAAAGAGAAGGCTCCATGGGAAGATTTGCCAAAAGCCAAATTGCCCAAAGACGATGTATGGACAGGAACCAACGAGTTGATTTACCGTGCTGTTAAAAACTCAGAGCGATATAAAGTTCATAAAGACCAAAAACTTTCTGAGGCTGAAATCAAAGAAATCTTTAACACCAAGTATCCAATGACCGTCTTTTCGTGGAGAAATGCAGATGCGGGAATTGATACGGTGATGACTCCGCTGGATTCGATCAAATATACCAAGTATTTGCTTCATACAGGAATGGTGGCCATGGATCCTGAAACAGGTCATATTTTGGCCTGGATTGGAGGGATAAAACATAAGTTCTTTAAATACGACAGTGCCCGCCCAACATCGAAAAGGCAGGTGGGATCTACCTTTAAGCCCATTGTTTATGCCGTTGCGCTGCAAAATGGCTGGTCACCCTGCAGCAAAGTTCCCAACCTTCCGGTAGTGTTTGAAAACTATGACGGCTGGTCGCCCGAAAATGCAAGTGGGTATCTGAGTGGTCAAATGGTTTCGTTAAGAACCGGACTGGCACATTCCATCAATCGTGTCGCCGCATATCTGATGAAACAAATCAGCCCGGACCCGGTTATTAAATTAGCAAAAAAAATGGGGGTAGAAAGCCATATTGACCCCATTCCGTCTATTTGTTTGGGATCGGTAGATATGTCGGTCTATGAATTGGTGGGAGCATACAGCACTTTTGCCAACAAGGGGTTATACACCAAACCAATCAGCATTACCCGTATTGAAGACAAAAACGGGAACGAACTTGCTAATTTCAGCACCACGACCACAGAGGCTATTGATGAGGCAACTGCTTATGCTATGGTAACAATGCTTAGGGGGGTTGTAGAATCCGGCACTGCCGGAAGGCTGAAATGGAAATACAATATCAGCGCAGATGTGGCGGGCAAAACCGGAACTACCAACGATAATTCGGATGGATGGTTTGTGGGCATTACCCCACAGTTGGTCGCCGGAATTTGGGTAGGAGGAGATGAAAAAGCCATTCACTTCCGCACAACCCGGTTGGGTTCCGGTTCAAATATGGCGTTGCCTATTTATGGTAAATTCCTCAGTAAAATTTATTCAGACTCGCTCACCAATATCAGCTCCAACGCACGGTTTCAAATTCCGCCACCCTCCATCATGCGTAGTATAGAATTGGATTGCAATAAATACGATATACCTTATGTGGGGGTTGAAGATGGGTCATCTGTCAGTACCGAAACACAGGCATCTGGTGTTGGCGGTGAAGCCGATACAATCAAAAAATCATTTAATTACAACGACCAGTTTGATTAA
- a CDS encoding PKD domain-containing protein, which translates to MNQSWIYRQIYCLILCLLISPLASAFHIVGGELTYECLGGSNYRLSLTVYRDCNSTGAPFDNPAYIFVFNATGSLLNTLSLSIPPGGPQLVNPPTNICVNTLPDICVETITYTTIVSLPPIIGGYTLVYQRYSRNSTIINIFNPDQTGSSYTTNIPPSALANCNNSATFNTLPPTVICAGQPLFIDQSAFDADGDSLSYELCAPLIGGSDACPQPGDFSNCNPPGMPAPPPPYGTVNFIPPYSGTNPLGGSPPVTINPLTGLLTGTPTTLGQFVVGICVTEFRNGIAINSIRRDFQFNVTPCQAVQAAVQSNNITPQGNFIITDCGQDFTVDFINTSVGATSYFWQFGDPSVSDDFSSLLNPSYTYPDTGQYIVTLVADSGVPGCIDTATIIVNLYPTLTNNFSYVAGCAYDPVVFTDLSVSTYGFLTGWSWNFGDGSSIAAQNPTHTYATGGIKTVTLLTSTSLGCTASFTQTIYVAPVPDAAFGTSSLCINTPVQFTDQTTGAPPNSWEWNFGDSNTSNNQNPGHTYTSAGDYTASLIVSTGEGCLDTTQVSFTIYPDFTANAGTDTPICQGDTIQLQASADFPWFNYQWSPPEGIIAGANTATPTVNPTVTTTYQLTISDPNGCTRTDDVVITVHSIPDVAIIGNPIVCIGDDLLLSASFSPNVVSFEWSGGGVFNTTDLSITVSPADTTVYQLSVIDVNGCENTDTLTALIQFPIQADAGGTAAFCSGGSVQLSATGGLNYAWNPPLGLSDPNIANPVASPLNTTQYTVTASNFCFSDTASVLVTVHQLPVVNAGPDATINVGESIILNGSVESEASGLEFSWSPGNGLSSSIQLNPVANPLVTTVYTLSATDSNGCMAADTMRLEVTNIFEVLIPNAFSPNQDGVNDNFGIVRTKGVKELLEFKIYNRWGQLIFETNDTNTRWDGSFKGTPQEMGVYVYYIRALTFLDTEYKQQGNITLLR; encoded by the coding sequence ATGAACCAATCCTGGATATATCGCCAAATATATTGTCTGATTTTATGTTTGCTGATATCGCCTTTAGCTTCTGCTTTTCACATAGTTGGCGGTGAGTTGACCTATGAATGTTTAGGAGGCAGCAACTATCGGTTATCGCTCACAGTTTACCGGGATTGCAACAGCACCGGCGCTCCGTTCGACAATCCGGCCTATATCTTTGTGTTTAATGCTACGGGAAGCCTGCTCAATACACTCAGCCTAAGCATACCACCGGGAGGCCCCCAACTTGTAAACCCGCCTACTAATATTTGTGTCAATACCCTGCCTGATATTTGTGTTGAGACCATTACCTATACCACCATCGTCAGCCTTCCTCCCATCATCGGAGGCTATACCCTGGTTTATCAGAGATACAGCCGCAACAGCACTATTATCAATATCTTTAACCCTGACCAAACGGGCTCGTCCTACACAACCAATATCCCCCCGTCGGCTTTAGCAAATTGCAACAACTCCGCTACTTTTAACACCCTGCCTCCTACGGTTATCTGTGCAGGGCAACCCTTGTTTATTGATCAGTCTGCTTTTGATGCAGACGGTGACTCATTGTCCTATGAACTTTGCGCACCATTGATTGGCGGGAGCGATGCCTGCCCTCAACCCGGTGATTTTTCTAACTGCAATCCGCCGGGAATGCCTGCCCCCCCGCCTCCTTACGGCACGGTCAATTTTATTCCTCCTTATAGTGGGACCAATCCCTTGGGAGGCTCACCACCGGTAACTATAAATCCATTGACCGGTTTACTGACCGGCACACCTACTACGCTGGGGCAATTTGTGGTCGGTATTTGTGTTACAGAGTTCAGAAACGGAATTGCTATCAACTCGATACGGCGGGATTTTCAGTTTAATGTTACTCCGTGTCAGGCAGTTCAGGCTGCCGTTCAATCAAACAATATTACCCCACAGGGCAATTTCATCATTACCGATTGCGGACAGGATTTTACCGTTGACTTTATCAATACCAGTGTAGGGGCAACGTCATATTTCTGGCAGTTTGGCGATCCAAGTGTTTCGGACGACTTCTCTTCATTGCTTAACCCCAGTTACACCTACCCCGATACGGGTCAATATATCGTTACTTTAGTTGCCGATTCCGGTGTGCCCGGATGTATTGATACTGCCACTATTATTGTCAACCTGTACCCAACCCTGACCAATAACTTTTCTTACGTAGCCGGTTGTGCTTATGATCCGGTTGTATTTACCGATCTGTCGGTGAGCACCTATGGCTTTTTGACCGGTTGGTCCTGGAATTTTGGAGATGGCAGCAGTATCGCCGCACAGAACCCAACCCATACCTATGCCACAGGCGGCATAAAGACGGTTACGCTCTTGACGAGTACGTCGTTAGGCTGTACGGCCTCTTTCACTCAAACCATCTATGTTGCTCCTGTTCCTGATGCGGCGTTTGGTACTTCTTCACTTTGTATCAACACCCCCGTTCAGTTTACCGACCAAACCACAGGAGCACCTCCCAACTCCTGGGAATGGAATTTTGGTGATTCTAATACCTCCAACAATCAAAATCCCGGACATACCTATACGAGTGCGGGAGATTATACGGCAAGCCTGATTGTCAGTACCGGTGAAGGTTGTTTAGATACCACGCAGGTTTCTTTTACCATCTATCCCGATTTTACTGCCAATGCCGGTACCGACACACCAATCTGTCAGGGGGATACCATACAGCTTCAGGCTTCCGCCGATTTTCCCTGGTTCAACTATCAATGGTCTCCTCCTGAGGGTATCATTGCAGGTGCCAATACTGCCACCCCTACTGTCAATCCCACTGTAACAACTACCTATCAACTCACCATTTCAGATCCAAACGGCTGTACCCGTACAGATGATGTTGTAATCACGGTTCATTCTATTCCCGATGTTGCCATCATTGGAAACCCTATAGTTTGTATTGGCGATGACCTTTTGTTATCCGCCTCTTTCAGTCCCAATGTTGTCAGCTTTGAATGGAGTGGGGGTGGGGTGTTTAATACCACCGATTTGAGTATTACGGTAAGTCCAGCCGATACGACCGTTTATCAGTTAAGTGTAATAGATGTGAATGGTTGTGAAAATACCGACACCTTAACCGCTTTGATTCAATTTCCTATTCAGGCAGATGCAGGTGGAACTGCTGCTTTTTGTTCCGGAGGCTCAGTTCAACTAAGCGCAACCGGAGGGTTGAATTATGCGTGGAATCCTCCATTGGGGTTGAGCGACCCCAATATTGCCAATCCTGTGGCTTCTCCCTTAAATACCACTCAATACACTGTAACGGCTTCCAATTTCTGCTTTAGTGATACTGCTTCGGTTTTGGTAACTGTCCATCAATTGCCTGTTGTCAATGCAGGTCCTGATGCCACAATCAATGTGGGGGAAAGCATCATTTTGAACGGTTCGGTGGAAAGTGAAGCAAGCGGTTTAGAGTTTTCGTGGTCGCCCGGCAACGGTTTAAGCAGCTCCATACAACTCAATCCTGTGGCCAACCCGTTGGTAACTACGGTTTATACCCTTTCCGCAACCGATTCCAACGGCTGTATGGCTGCCGATACGATGCGACTCGAAGTTACCAATATTTTTGAAGTGCTTATTCCCAACGCTTTCTCACCCAATCAGGATGGGGTGAACGATAATTTTGGAATAGTCAGAACCAAAGGAGTTAAAGAATTGCTCGAGTTTAAAATCTATAACCGTTGGGGGCAACTGATTTTTGAAACAAATGATACGAATACCCGTTGGGATGGCAGTTTTAAGGGAACTCCACAAGAAATGGGTGTTTATGTCTATTATATAAGGGCATTGACTTTTTTGGATACCGAATACAAACAACAAGGCAATATAACCCTTTTGCGTTAA
- a CDS encoding glycosyltransferase, protein MKIAVLIPALNEADNIGKVMADIPQHLNDLIVVVDNGSSDGTAQIALQSGAAIVLHQPQRGYGSACLKGMAYLICNFVFS, encoded by the coding sequence ATGAAAATAGCCGTTTTAATACCCGCCCTCAACGAAGCAGACAATATAGGGAAGGTGATGGCTGATATTCCTCAACATCTGAATGACCTGATTGTCGTGGTGGACAATGGCTCTTCTGATGGAACGGCACAAATAGCTTTACAAAGTGGGGCAGCTATTGTCTTGCATCAACCTCAGCGTGGTTATGGCAGTGCTTGTTTAAAGGGGATGGCTTATTTAATCTGTAACTTCGTTTTTTCATAG